The Vicia villosa cultivar HV-30 ecotype Madison, WI linkage group LG1, Vvil1.0, whole genome shotgun sequence genome includes a region encoding these proteins:
- the LOC131655559 gene encoding protein MAIN-LIKE 1-like, which yields MGFPVLFVFLLVRRREGAIDGMRQRERQRREADGEGQQGAAPEVGPQHPAFPGGPTDTSLLVRYQRHVACHLWLGEERRPKPALKVAAHSSKLIGWVPTMLPREMENWLVASGLSSLQHTSLSRVDTHLLSAFVERWHPETSSFHMPFGEMTITLDDVSCLLHVSIRGQLVDPDVVVTDYDAIHLAVELFGVSLSDATTEASAVRGPYYKLDWLKQVFEQQRAANNFTGAMRAYMMLLLGCTILADKTFTLVEAKYLPLLRDLDTCGSYCWGAAALVTLYRYLGDASFYSCKQLSGYASLLQV from the exons ATGGGGTTTCCGGTTCTGTTTGTTTTCTTAC tggtTCGAAGAAGAGAAGGTGCGATCGACGGAATGCGTCAAAGAGAAAGACAACGTCGAGAGGCTGATGGCGAGGGACAGCAGGGAGCTGCTCCTGAGGTTGGTCCGCAGCATCCGGCATTTCCCGGAGGACCTACTGATACATCATTATTGGTTAGATATCAGAGGCACGTTGCATGTCATTTATGGTTGGGCGAG GAGAGACGACCAAAGCCGGCCTTAAAGGTTGCTGCACATAGCAGCAAATTAATAGGATGGGTTCCGACAATGCTCCCAAGGGAGATGGAAAATTGGTTAGTTGCATCTGGCCTTTCATCTTTGCAGCATACTAGTTTGTCGAGGGTAGATACGCATCTATTATCTGCTTTTGTTGAGAGATGGCATCCTGAAACATCGTCATTTCATATGCCGTTCGGCGAGATGACCATCACACTAGACGATGTTTCTTGTCTTCTTCATGTATCGATTAGGGGCCAGCTGGTTGACCCCGATGTTGTTGTCACCGATTATGATGCTATCCATCTAGCTGTTGAGTTGTTTGGTGTTTCGCTGAGTGATGCAACTACAGAGGCTTCTGCTGTAAGGGGTCCTTACTATAAATTGGATTGGTTGAAGCAAGTTTTTGAGCAACAAAGAGCTGCGAATAACTTTACAGGCGCTATGAGAGCATACATGATGTTGCTATTAGGTTGTACCATTCTTGCCGACAAGACTTTTACTCTTGTCGAGGCAAAATATCTTCCACTTTTGAGAGATTTGGATACTTGTGGAAGCTATTGCTGGGGGGCAGCTGCACTGGTTACTCTGTACAGATACTTAGGGGATGCCTCATTTTATTCATGCAAGCAGCTTAGCGGTTATGCCTCTCTTCTTCAGGTTTAA